The following are from one region of the Gossypium hirsutum isolate 1008001.06 chromosome D03, Gossypium_hirsutum_v2.1, whole genome shotgun sequence genome:
- the LOC107929192 gene encoding uncharacterized protein: MVRGRDACWEHCVLVDATRQKVRCNYCHREFSGGVYRMKFHLAQIKNKDIVPCAEVPDDVRDHIQSILNTPKKQKTPKKPKMDKTVANGQQNSSSASGGLHPNHGSSGQHGSTCPSLLFPHPSPSEQPATDDAQKQKLDDADKKIAVFFFHNSIPFSAAKSMYYQEMVDAIAECGVGYKAPSYEKLRSSLLEKVKGDIHDCYKKYREEWKETGCTVLCNSWSDGRTKSFVIFSVTYPKGTLFLKSVDVSGHEDDASYLFELLESVVLEVGLENVIQVITDSTASYVCAGRHLMAKYSSLFWSPCASYCIDKMLEDISKQEWVGIVLEEAKSIARYIYSHAWILNMMRKITGGRELMRPRITRFVDNYLTLRSIVIQEDNLKHMFSHSEWLSSIYSRRSDAQAIKSLLYLERFWKSAREAVSVSESLVKILRIVDGDMPAMGYMYEGIERAKGAIKAYYKGIEEKYMPIWDIIDRRWNMQLHSPLHAAAAFLNPSIFYNPNFKIDLRMRNGFQEAMLKMATMDKDKIEITKEHPVYINAQGALGTDFAIMGRTLNAPGDWWASYGYEIPTLQRVAIRILSQPCSFHWCRWNWSTFETVHTKKRNKVEMEKLNDLVFVHCNLWLQTICQGRDGKCKPIIFDEIDVSSEWPTESEPSVPLLDDSWLDNLPLECRGSP; encoded by the exons ATGGTTCGTGGAAGAGATGCCTGCTGGGAGCATTGTGTACTTGTGGATGCAACGAGACAGAAAGTGAGGTGTAATTATTGTCACCGGGAATTCAGTGGAGGGGTTTATAGGATGAAGTTTCATCTAGctcaaataaaaaacaaagataTAGTCCCCTGTGCTGAAGTACCTGATGATGTTAGAGACcatatacaaagtatattaaatACTCCAAAGAAACAAAAAACTCCCAAGAAACCAAAGATGGATAAGACAGTTGCAAATGGCCAACAGAATAGTTCCTCTGCTAGTGGTGGTCTCCATCCTAACCATGGATCTAGTGGCCAACATGGCAGCACCTGTCCATCTTTGTTGTTTCCGCATCCATCGCCTAGTGAGCAGCCAGCAACTGACGATGCTCAAAAGCAAAAGCTGGATGATGCCGACAAAAAAATTGCTGTTTTCTTCTTCCATAATTCTATTCCTTTTAGTGCTGCTAAATCCATGTATTATCAGGAAATGGTGGATGCTATAGCAGAGTGCGGTGTTGGTTATAAAGCCCCAAGTTATGAAAAGTTGAGGTCTAGCCTTTTAGAGAAAGTAAAGGGTGATATACATGATTGCTATAAGAAATATAGAGAGGAGTGGAAAGAAACTGGCTGCACTGTCTTGTGTAATAGCTGGTCCGATGGTAGGACGAAATCGTTTGTTATATTTTCTGTCACATATCCAAAAGGGACACTCTTTTTGAAGTCGGTTGATGTCTCAGGTCATGAGGATGATGCTAGCTACTTATTTGAATTGCTTGAATCGGTTGTCTTGGAGGTTGGTTTGGAAAATGTAATTCAGGTGATAACAGATAGCACAGCCAGTTATGTTTGTGCAGGAAGACATCTCATGGCCAAGTACAGTTCGTTGTTTTGGTCTCCTTGTGCTTCTTATTGTATTGATAAGATGTTGGAAGACATTAGTAAACAAGAGTGGGTGGGCATTGTGTTGGAGGAGGCAAAGAGCATTGCACGGTATATATACAGTCATGCATGGATTTTAAATATGATGCGGAAGATCACTGGTGGAAGGGAATTAATGAGGCCAAGAATTACAAGGTTCGTGGATAATTATCTTACCTTGAGGTCCATTGTGATTCAAGAGGACAATTTAAAACACATGTTCTCTCATTCAGAGTGGTTATCATCCATTTATAGTAGGCGTTCTGACGCTCAGGCTATTAAGTCATTACTGTATTTAGAAAGATTTTGGAAGTCTGCACGTGAAGCTGTTAGTGTGTCTGAGTCACTGGTTAAGATATTACGGATTGTTGATGGTGACATGCCGGCTATGGGTTATATGTACGAAGGAATAGAGAGAGCAAAAGGTGCTATAAAGGCATATTATAAAGGTATTGAAGAAAAATACATGCCAATATGGGATATAATCGATCGGAGATGGAACATGCAACTTCACTCACCGTTACATGCTGCGGCAGCATTCTTGAATCCTTCAATATTCTATAACCCGAACTTTAAGATCGATTTAAGGATGAGGAATGGGTTTCAAGAAGCAATGCTTAAGATGGCTACGATGGATAAAGATAAAATAGAAATCACAAAGGAACATCCCGTGTACATAAATGCACAAGGCGCTCTAGGGACCGATTTTGCCATCATGGGGAGAACCCTCAATGCTCCAG GTGACTGGTGGGCGAGCTACGGTTATGAGATTCCGACGCTACAAAGAGTAGCAATAAGGATACTAAGCCAACCATGTAGCTTTCATTGGTGCAGATGGAATTGGAGCACGTTTGAGACCGTACATACGAAGAAACGAAACAAAGTGGAGATGGAGAAACTAAATGATTTGGTTTTTGTGCATTGCAATCTTTGGTTACAAACAATATGTCAAGGTAGGGATGGAAAATGTAAACCCATCATCTTTGATGAAATAGATGTTAGTTCCGAATGGCCAACCGAATCGGAACCTTCGGTTCCTCTATTGGATGATTCATGGTTAGATAACTTGCCCCTTGAATGCAGAGGTAGTCCTTAA
- the LOC107929195 gene encoding labd-13Z-ene-9,15,16-triol synthase, chloroplastic translates to MLQTAYTLYPWLLDLSKPKDGLFRAGLSFVMVILAISLWHLWFVKKSKKIVAQLPPGPRGLPIVGYLPFLGTDNLHLSFTELAATYGPIFKLWLGNKLCVVISSPELAKEVVRDHDVTFSERDPPIAAQVASFGCNDIAFDSYSNPRWKNKRKVLATELLTNARLNACYGLRREQVMNGLKDVYENVGKPIDIGKWTYLVALNVAISMILGGELPGEKGAAIEGNLKENSSESMVLLGKPNVSDIFPAIARFDIQGIERGMRKINQQFNRLLESVIEMAIDKEKDEKSSEQKLGFLELLLHLKRNNNEDNASPLTMDEVKGLLVDILVGGTDTTTTMVEWTMAELMQRPEIMEKVKKELSDVVGVNNTVEEFHLSNLSYLNAVIKETFRLHPALPLLVPRCPARSVHLNGYTIPKGSRLFINMWCIHRDPRIWENPLEFRPERFLNDPDNSNHYGNDFRFMPFGSGRRKCPGIPLGEKLLFFILASLLHSFEWRLPHGIVLDMSGKFGIVMKKKEPILLIPTPRLTNLDANC, encoded by the exons ATGTTGCAGACAGCTTACACCTTGTATCCATGGCTATTAGATTTGAGCAAGCCGAAAGATGGACTCTTTCGAGCTGGCTTATCCTTTGTCATGGTCATACTTGCAATTTCACTTTGGCACCTATGGTTCGTTAAGAAGTCCAAGAAGATCGTCGCTCAGTTGCCGCCAGGCCCTCGAGGGTTGCCGATAGTGGGATATCTTCCATTTCTTGGAACCGATAATCTTCACCTGTCCTTCACCGAACTGGCTGCAACCTATGGTCCCATCTTCAAACTTTGGCTTGGCAACAAGCTATGTGTCGTAATTAGCTCACCGGAACTAGCAAAAGAAGTGGTTCGTGATCATGATGTAACTTTCTCTGAACGAGATCCACCCATTGCTGCACAAGTTGCTAGCTTTGGTTGCAATGATATTGCATTCGATTCTTACAGCAATCCTCGATGGAAAAACAAACGTAAAGTTCTTGCAACCGAGTTGCTTACCAATGCTAGGCTGAATGCTTGTTATGGTCTACGAAGAGAACAAGTAATGAATGGCCTTAAAGATGTGTATGAAAATGTTGGCAAGCCAATTGATATTGGGAAATGGACATATTTAGTGGCATTAAATGTGGCCATCAGCATGATTTTGGGAGGTGAACTCCCAGGTGAGAAAGGGGCGGCCATCGAAGGTAACTTGAAAGAGAATTCGTCTGAATCAATGGTGTTACTGGGAAAACCGAACGTCTCCGATATTTTTCCGGCGATTGCACGGTTTGACATACAAGGTATTGAGAGGGGAATGAGGAAAATCAACCAACAGTTCAATCGACTTCTTGAATCTGTAATTGAAATGGCCATTGATAAGGAAAAAGATGAGAAGAGTAGTGAACAAAAATTAGGCTTCTTAGAGCTGCTATTGCATTTGAAACGCAATAACAACGAAGATAATGCATCACCTCTTACAATGGATGAAGTCAAGGGTCTGCTCGTG GATATATTGGTGGGTGGTACAGATACTACTACAACTATGGTAGAGTGGACAATGGCAGAGCTAATGCAACGTCCAGAAATAATGGAAAAAGTGAAGAAAGAATTAAGTGATGTTGTTGGGGTAAACAACACCGTTGAAGAGTTTCACTTGTCTAATTTAAGTTACCTAAACGCTGTGATAAAGGAAACCTTCCGACTGCATCCAGCACTACCGCTCCTTGTTCCTCGATGTCCGGCCCGATCCGTCCATCTCAACGGCTATACCATACCAAAGGGCAGTAGGTTGTTCATAAACATGTGGTGCATTCATAGGGATCCTCGTATTTGGGAGAATCCTTTAGAATTTCGACCAGAAAGATTTTTAAATGATCCCGATAATTCAAATCATTATGGAAATGATTTTCGGTTCATGCCATTCGGGTCCGGAAGGAGAAAGTGCCCAGGAATACCCTTAGGGGAGAAGCTATTGTTTTTCATATTGGCTTCATTGTTGCATTCTTTTGAGTGGAGATTGCCACACGGAATAGTGCTTGACATGTCCGGCAAATTTGGAATTGTTATGAAGAAAAAGGAACCTATACTTCTTATTCCTACACCAAGATTGACAAATCTTGATGCTAATTGTTAA